Within Vicia villosa cultivar HV-30 ecotype Madison, WI linkage group LG1, Vvil1.0, whole genome shotgun sequence, the genomic segment CACGTATTATATATGCCACTTGATAAGCATGAATGATAAAACACAAAACACCTAGACCTGGGTACAACTCCGACTTGAGAGAGGGAGAAATCAATTCAAACATGTTAAACTTATACGAAATCACTTGTCATTTGAGTAACTAGCATCCACAAAGCATCTCAATTTAGAATCTGGGTATATCTACACGGAAGAATGAAGTTCATACTCACCTTATATGGGAACAGGTAGTCATGAGGATAAACTGTCAGAGAAAGAGAATTCTGAAAATGTAGCTTGACAACTGGAAATCCACCATCAACACTGCAAGGTTACAATGGTCAACATATTAAGGGCTCAACAATATGCCAGAGAATCAAGTGCAGTTATTGGCTTCTTGGATTGATAAAATTCAGCTTTCAAACAGTATGAAATAAGCATCATTTGAACAATTCATCACAGTTAAAGTTTTAAAGAGCCCTCTTTAACATATGGATTTTTtgtaatataaaattatatgcaTATGTAGCAACTAGCAACAAAAAGCTTTTACATCAATAGTctactaaaaataattatatctaCGATTATTTGCAGACAACAACTCAACCAACTGAACTGATCCTTTCACAAGCTAAGGAAAAGGCCAAAATAAACGAAGcccaaaaaagaaaatgaaaaggacTGAGAATGCAGTCACTTGATCAAGAAGCTAGTCAAGCAGTTCTGATAGGACATAATACAGCCACTTCATCAAGAAGCTAATCATTAATTTTAAAGTCAACATATCGAGTTATGTTAAAGTTTCATCCTTATTAAAAAGTGAAAAATATTGGACTGATAAACTGTTAGACTTACTGATTATGGGATAATTATTGAGTGGTTTTTGGGTGGGAGAGACCAAGCTCTAGAATTCTTGAAAGGGAGAGACCAAGATTCTTGAATATCTTGGATACGAGTTGTTTTATACCTATTCTATCATTGTCTCTCTAAACTTTCTCCAATGTACTGGTATGTTAATTCTGTACAGATAATACAAACGGCTGTTCTATACAAATTCTGCAGAGTTGTtctatcatttttgttttcttttctttaactCATTCACTATAGGTACCAGTTTCTATCGTATACTAATATTTTATCTTAATAGAATCCCACTTGCAACTGTCACATGTCCTATTATTTTATACTTATATTTTTCCATCTGCTGGTTTCAGAATATTGGATTATTAATATTATCAAATCAGCAAAATAAGACATTTCGGAAGatataaatcataattaaatgaaaatatgaTGTTGTCACCATACTTTTTGCCTAATGAGAtaaaaaagcaataaaataaatcTCAACACTGACAAATTATCTGGTATCCTAAGTCAATAAAAAACAATGATGAATCAAACAAATAGATCACACCTTAATATCAGCAAATGATAATAATTTAGATATAACAGAGAAAGTTGAAATCTCTATAAACAAATGTCACAATGGTAGGTGGCTTACTTTTCATAATACCAGAAACAGTGAAAATTTTGGTCTTCAGTAGATGTTTTCAGTCCAGGCTGTCGAGCCAAAATCTATCATAAAGAACAATCATAAGTACGCCAGAAgaaatattaattgaattaatcttttataaaaatatatacctTTGGAATTAGTTGGTCATAAACTATGTCAGGAAGATAAGCCAAGGTTGTTCCACTATCAATCACTGTCCCCCTTCCATTCCCAGAATCAAATATATCCGAGGGAAGCTGTAGAACATCACCATCAACCTCAATATTCTTCAAAACCACATTGTAATGTGCCCTACAATAGTCAACAAAGTAAAGTTATGGCATAATTACAATCCCAAAAGCTAAACTGGATACCAAATACATTTTGAGTATCTGAAAGAACATTTCATGGAAAGTTTTCAAAGCTTAAACAAGTGGTCTTAGATGAATATAccagcataaaaaataaaagacttaAAAGCAACAAAGACAGTATACGATAAGTTCATTTTTTGACCTATTGGAATTGCTTGAGAGAAACACTCAGCTTTTGTTACTTAAAACTAAAAGAATACATTCATATCAATAATCAAATCCCTTGAATATAGGGATGAATAAACTAACAACCCAAATCTACTAGAGAGATTTTCTCAACAGAGTATAACTGAAATCTAAACATATCTTAACACGTATAACTAATAGCTAGAAGGATAGAAATCGAATTTCATATGCCCAAAAAATTTTAGAATTTCAAAATTGAAATATACCCACAAGATACAATAAGAAGGTGGTATaaaaaaaggagaatcacaagaaACAACAGATGGAAGCCTACTCTCAGTACAAGGTTAACACACAACCATACCTATGTGGATTCCCatcaaagataaataaaataatataatactcTAGCAAATTTTTTTCTTCTGCTAATAGTAAGTACAGCTCCCTTGGGGAATTGTATATCAACCTAGACAATATTATGATAGTTTGATCATGAATTGAGGTTTCATTATTGATAAGAGATTGTGTGTCTGCAAGTTTTGCCCTTGGTTTACATGACAACTAATATCAAGGCATGAGAGAAAAAGACTAGGTTGATGAACATACATGTTAGGTACCAATGGAGTTGTACTGACTTTTGGTTCCACCAATTCCCCTATGGCAAATATTCCACCACCACGTTTAGTGTCAAGGCAGTGTGAAAATATCTTTTTAACCTTTCCAGATGCAGCAAGCTGTGAAAGCACGGAAGAATTTGCTTGTCCAAAACCAATTATTCCATCAAGGGCTTCTTCATTAGATGAACCCAATAAGCCGGACTGTGCAGCACCACACCTGTCATCAACAAGTGAATATTCAGATACAAAAGAGGTGAATAAGAAATGTTAAACCAGTAACCTAGAAAGATGAGTGTTTCTAAATAAAAATGACTAACAGAAACTCCCCACTCGAATGGAAAGTATTCAAGTACCGTAAAACAGTTAACTCAAAAGGAAATGAAATGTTTGTGCAAGGCCAAGATAACCTAGTAGTCAATGAGAAAAAAGAACAAGAACCCCTAATCTAattcaacaacaataatatgATTGTGCGAAAACTCAACAACATAAAATACAACGTCAATTATGGAGAAAAAGTATTAACAATTCTCACCCAAAAATAATGCTGCTATTTTGTGGTGCAGTATTAAGATTTCCACTGACACTGTCAAAAGTAAGAAAATCCTTGACATAATATCCATTAGTCGCACTTCCATCTCCATAAGTTATACTATAAGGGCAGGACATTTCCGCTTTACAACCAGGAATTGGACCGTCATATGTGGAAGAGCAAAACTCATGGTCACAAGCAATTAACATCGAAGTATCAGACCCCTTTGGGTCATAGAGAGTCAAGTCCATCTTTTGTATCATAATAACAATAACGAAAACACAAAATTCAGTAAGGAATCAGGTCAACATAACTTTGACTTAACTGAAAATGCATACATACACCGATATCGCTTTTCTTGGGACATCTCGAGCACTCAATACAATTCACCCACAGAACATCACTTCCTGTATCAACTTGAACATAGTAATCCTTCTTCGGAGAGCCGAGCCCAATTTTTGTGTAATACAACCTAAATCAAGTAACCTAATATAAgcctacaataataataataattacatattATAATTTAGCTCAGCTTTCATTTTTTCAACTCCGGAGAACGCGATGAATTACTTCTCAGATTTTCAAAGAATTGCAGTCATTTTACATtgccagcaacaacaacaaaaatcataatacataataattaaataatcactctgcattaacaattacaactcaaaaatgaaataaaattgaaaaaacgaACCCGGTTTGAGTAGGAACACCGTTACCGCCAAGGTTGATATCAATGGTGGAAAGAAACCTACCTCGCCGGCGATCATCGTGATCTCTAATTCCACTCAAATTCGTTTTCCGGCGCTCCACCTGAAACACTAAATTACTCCCATTCGCAACAACGCACAAAATTTCCAAACCTACTGTAACCAACAATAAGAATTTCAGATCCATGAATCGATTCAGTATCGTTTCTGCAATCTTCAATTCAACTTCAACTAAGAAGAAGAATGAAAATGAATGAAACGAACTAAAAACTCGATTCAAATTGAACTTGTTGGAAATTGAGGTAATGGTGATTACGAGAGGAAACGAACAATTTAACCGACTAAAGGAGGAAAAAACAGAATTACAGTAAACTAAACTCGGTGGAAAACGACGCGGAAACGACGCGGAAACGCGTCGTTTTGGATATTAGTTGTGTATATCTTACCTGTTCTTCTGTTTTTGGAAAATTTTAGGTAGCGAGTTTCTTTCTAGTCTATAATGGATCTACTTTTTCAAAAAATTCTTTATTTAGTATATTATACACATAATATACAGATGTTTTGAGttaaaattttcataatttttgtgtttattttttaattgtataCACATAATATACAGATGTTTTGAGTTAAAATTTCCACTAATTTCTAATTGTATACACATAATATACAGATGTGATATGTGGCACTTCTGACTCTCAATTATTGATCAGCTATCATTTTCCATCTTGTGTTTTTTTTAGCTATTTTAACATTTGAAGAGGTGATTACATTTTGAGAAGGAAAGGTAAGCAATGTTGTTTGATAGATGAATATAGTATATAAGATagatttagattttatttaacaATTGATTGGCTAAAGTTGCTTAGAAAAGGTTTATGGTGAATCAAACTTAGGGATGGCAATGGACAGGTACTATAATACCCGTCCCAATACCCGCAGTTTAAAAGAATCTCCGAGCCCAAGCCCGCATGGATATCAATATTCATACCCGTATCCGTACTTTTTGGATACCTCAATGCCCATACCCGTACCCGTTTACCCGCATTTATAGTAAActtaaatcatttaattataaaatatcatatagtttaagtctttttaacaatattaaaaaaattatgcaggttattgttgagttaagaaacaaataaataCTTTAATTAAAATGTGTAAAGATTTAATaccgatatatttttaaaaaaatttaaaagcatgcattttttatataataatataaataaaattatataaacatGTAGTGCGGGTATGAGGCGGGGtgggtagtaaggtacccgtgTCCGCACCCATACCCacatattttaatgggtaattacccgtACCCATTTTGCGGGATTTTACCCTACCCGATATGGGTCtttttgtgggtacccactgGGGATGGGTCAAATTCCCATCCCTAATCAAACTTTTTAAGGTTCATAATGCAAACTTTAGTAAaccaaactttaaaaaaaaaataatccatttttagGGTACAACATATCACATTAAGTTAAACTTAAACTTATGTACGCTCTAGATTAATTTGTTTCCTTTATTTCCGCCACTAGTTCTTACCTTTATATACTCAAATATTAGACAAGACTAAAAAATAGTAGGCTCTGCTAGGGTTCGGGGATAATGACATCAGCATCTCCGGTGGCCAGTTTGGCACCGTCTCCTATTCCTGCGTTAGGGAGGGATGAAGGCAACAAACCGCCTGACATTGGAGGAGGAGGGAGTAGTATTAGGCGCAGTAGTGAGTATCAGAAGGTGGGAATAGAGAGAGTCTCCTACAGAAATGTTGTTACGGGAGAGAAGGGTGGGGATGGAGGGGTTAGCGATGGAGGAGGATCGGAGGAGATGGGGCAAGAGGAGAATGAAGATCTCTTTTAGGACAAGGAAGGGATCACtgtgaaagaaggaaagagaggAGGATATGATTGTCCTATGATAATACTATCCAAATATGAAGAAACGAGAATTCAGAGGCCATGGAGAAGAGGTGTGATTGCTAAGCTCTTGGGGAGGAGGATTGGTTTTAAGGCTTTGGAGAACAGATTGAATCAAATGTGGGTCAGGAAAGGGATCATTCGAATTATTGATCTTGGATATGATTACTACTTAGTTTGCTTTACTCATGATGATGATAAAAACGCAGCGATGATGGATGGACCTTGGTTCATCTATGATCACTATCTCACGGTTAAAGAATGGACTCCAGACTTCCACCCTGAAAATGATTCAATAGTGAATGTTGCAGTATGGATAAGAATCTCAGGACTTCCGGTGGAATATTATGATCCAAAGATTTTGCATGTCATAGGAAATTTGGTGGGGCGAACCATTAAGGTGGACAAAAACACCTTGCAAGGAGAACGTAGCAAATATGCACGAATTTGTGTGGAAGTTGACATCTCGAAACCTCTTCTTGCCATGTTTGAATTGAAGAATAAGAGTTATAGAGTTGAGTTTAAGGGGTTGCATTTGTTGTGCATAACCTGTGGGAAGTTCGGGCACTATAAAGATGGATGCCCTCTGAAGAGAAACCTTGTGAACAATGCTGCGACAACAAATGACCAAGGAGACATGGTAGACGGTGAGCAGACTGGGAAAATCAATGCAGTTGCTGGATCAAGAGCTGGAGATGGTCCTTGGCAGGTGGTCCAGAAGCAAAGGCGTCCTAAAAAATCACTGGAGGTTAGGAAAAAACTGACGCCGACGGGATCATGGTTGGCAAAAGTTGGGTCTAGGTTTCACGCGCTTGGTGGTGACGGTGGAGAACCAAGTTTTACAAATAAGGAAAACATTAATGAGGATACAATGGATATGGAAAATGGAGATATCAATAAAGGGGGGGACAGGAGCATTAATGTGGAAAATACTATGGAGCAGCAAATTAAAGACTCAATGATTGCTGATATTGTCAATCACGAAGCAATTAATGCCCAGGTGAATTGTGGGGATATTAATGTGATAAAGAATAGTGGCCGACAGGAGGAGACAGCTGGCAAGGGAGGAGGAGTTATATTGGGAATGCACGAAAAAAGAGGGAATAATGGTGGCAAAAAAGGGAgtaagaaagagaagaaaaaatgtgaaagaatagGGAATAAACTTGCTACACGTGTAACACTTGGGTTTAAAGACAAAGCTAAAGGGCCCAGGAAACGCACTATTGAAACCGTGTATGGAAAAAAAATACACTTGGAGCTACAAAAAGGGAATCACGTGCACATGAAAAAGAATAAAGACAATTTAATAATGCATGAGGAGGAGAGGAATATTCTTCAGGTGAATATGCATGAGGAACACTGTTTGAGTTATTGTAAGGATAGGAACAATACGCAAGTCGAAACCAATGGAGAACATAATAAGGAGGCCACCAAATATCAGTTAGGGCACACTGTTAGACCACCAGATGACACGATTGAAGCTGGGGGAATATACAGTATGGAGAATCCTATCCTGGAAAGAATTCCCATAGTTCAGGCAGGAGAAAATAGTCAATCAGTGGGGCAAGATATGGAGGAGGAAGTAGTTCAGGAAACTCTTGAACTCCATTAAGCTTGCGTGGGGTGTTTTACTCTTTTATTGTGTAAATGATGAATAAAAACACTAAAATAATTTGGTGGAACTGTAGAGGAGCTGCGGGTAAAGAATTTTATAGATACAGCAAATATTTCTACGACATGTACAAGCCTGAAATTTACGTGTTCATGGAGACTAGGTGTGATCCAATAAAGCTTCAAAAACCTCTGAGGAAATTAGGTTTCAACCAATTTTTCTCAGTCATTAATGACGGATTCGTGGGTGGAATTATAGTTGCTTGCAGAGATGAGAATATGAAAGTCTTGTGGTGTGCTCAGGATGACCAATGGATCCATTTAAAAGTGAGAGCTGAAGATGGTAGGGATTGGTGCCTGACTTCGGTTTACGCTAGTCCTGCAGAACATAAAAGAAGAGTATTATGGGAATACATGCGTTCTTTGTCTCAAAACAATAACCTCCCTTGGATTGTGGCGGGAGATTTTAATAACATTGCTTACAGAAATGAGAAAAAGGATGGAACTGTAGCTTCTACTAAGAGATGTATTACTTTTAGAAATAATATGGAGGCGTGTAAACTGTATGATCTAGGAGCAAACGGCCCAAAATTTACATGGCGTGGTGGAATGTATCATGGTGGCCAGCATATCTATGAGAGGTTGGATAGAGTTATTGGCAATGAAGATTGGAAACTATTATTTCCTGATAGTTTTGTGAAGGTTATTCCTAGGGTAAACTTCTCAGACCACCATCCGATTATGTTGAGCTTAACTAGAGAAGGCAATGATAACAGGAGACGACAATTTAAGTTTGAGAGTGCATGGTTAATGGAGAATAACTATGTTGATAGAGTTCGTGGAGTCTGGAAAGATGGTGAGGCAATTTTGGACAACCTTAACAGAATTAAATGTGATGCCACTGATTGGAAGAATTACAATGTCCATTATGTCCAAAGAACTAAAAAGAGGATTCTGGCTCGTCTGAAAGGAATTCAAGAGAGCATTCACCTTCGCCAGGACATTAGAGGCCTCATCCGGCTTGAGAAGAAGCTGCAACAGGATCTTCATATTATTTTAAAGCAAGAGGAGCTAATGTGGTTACAACGATCGAGGTCTAAGTGGTTAACTGATGGCGATCGCAATACTAGATACTACCATCTAAAAACTGTGAACCGGAGAAGGAAAAATAATATTATGATGCTTCAAGATAATGAAGGTAATTGGGTTGAAAAGGAAGACAAGCTAAAGGTGTTAGTTTCTAATTACTATAAAGAGCTCTTCAAGATAGGAAGTCTTTATGGCAACTGGTTTCAATCCAAATACACGTTTCCAGCAGCTAATGAATATGAACTAAAGAAGTTAGATGATATGGTCACTGACCTTGAGATTAAGCAAGCTGCTTTTGCCATGCAGCCTTGGAAGGCACCTGGACCAGACGGATTCCCGGCAGGTTTTTACCAAAAATCCTGGAGCATTGTTGGGAAGAATGTCTGTGACTTTGTTAAAAAAGTGTGGGAGAAGCCCGATACCATCGCTCAGGTGAACCAAACAAACATTTGCTTGATTCCTAAGTTTGAGAAATCGGTGTTAGTTTCACAATTTCGCCCAATCTCGTTGTGTAATAATTTGTACAAGGTTGTCAGTAAGATTATTGTGAGTAGACTTAGGAAGCATATGGATACTCTCATCTCCCCTACCAAACAGGATTTGTTCCAGGGAGAATCATACATGAAAACATTATAATTGCTAGAGAAGTTATGCATTCAATGGAGAAGATGAAAGGAAAAATGGTTACTTTGCGATAAAGGTAGATTTATCTAAGGCCTATGACAAGTTAAGATGGGAGTTTATCTGGCATATGATGCATGAAGCTAAAATTCATGGAAAAATGTGTAATATTATCATGCATGCCATTACGAGTGTCGAGACTGACGTGAATTGGCAAGGTGCTCAAAACGAATTCTTTCATCCTCAGAGGGGGATTCGTCAAGGGGATCCATTGTCCCCATATTTATTTGTATTATGTATGGATAAACTTTCTCACCTCATTGAAAAGGAAGTTGAAGCGGGGAGATGGAAAAGCCTGAAACTTGGCAAGCAAGGAATGAAGATATCACACTTAATGTTTGCAGACGACTTACTATTATTTGGTGAGGCAACAGATAGACAAATTCAGTGTGTCATGCAAACTTTAAATACGTTTTGTAATATGTCGGGGCAAGAAGTTAGTGAAGCTAAAACAAGCATCCTTTTCTCGAAGAATGTTTCGAGGAGTGTGCAGCAGAAGATTATTTTGGCCTTTAAGTTCAGGCACACTCGATCCTTTGGTAAATACCTTGGAGTTCCGTTACATGGGAAGAAATTAAAGGCAAAGGACTTTCAATATATTTTAGATCAGATAGCGGGTAAGCTTCTTAGCTGGAAGAGAGATAACCTATTGCTTGCCGGGAGAATAACACTTGCTAAAAGTGTCATTGAATCAGTTCCCTTGTACCGAATGATGACAAATAGGCCTGAGGAagcttgatcagtggttttcacacgtatttttaccgttgtttttagttatctttaagttattttatttagtgttttattttgttattcgtcattttatgctttggttgtgtgttatagtgtttgtaggctcaagtaaatgaaatgggagaaatAGAGGCgaaaaagtgaaaaattgaagaaaagtgaataaactggcaaaatgcgttcccagacgcgtgtggaagaagaaaaatgcaatctgctgccaaaacgcgtccccacacgcgtttggAAGTGAAAAGTTCCATCTGCTGCCCAGACGCGTTCCGGGACGCGTCTCGTTTACCcaaacgcgttcccacacgcgtcccagaagaaagaaatacaaaggaaaatgcctgtctgcccaaacgcgtccccacacgcgtcccgtctgcccaaacgcgttcccacacgcgtttgcacgtggtttttgggcctgttttgctgaaaagcccagaatgacagtaataaaagaaggagattgtgtttggacaagggttcgacgaatttgggagcgaaaatacacggtagaaggctggagaactcagattttatgcaaggattgaagaattccatgagcttttgccattgaagattggatttccttcatttatctgtaatgtctacaattaacactatgttttctgttatttttatgagtagctaaaccccccattgctagggggtgaccctgattctgattgtgatgaatttattcaattgatgcaataactattttacttttcgtatttgttaatttgttcttcatccgttaataatgctttatccgtcggaaaaacggattctgaatatgaatgaatagtgtagctggacggaatattatttgtggacatgattaagaacatataatatctatatcacctaggactagggatatcatattgtaaccagaatttcttgttattggaatgcttgatcataaccgtaattatctatggacatagtaattaggttgtgaggtcaaagatcttttcactaaggccttaggattagatactctaaagaaccgataattaactatgaaaagcatgttattgtattgaaacagaaaattcgttgcatgaagaatcattcaccgtccctagcaatctactcatctctgttcatcgttctattattctgtttatttactttatttgcaaaaccaatcaaaacaaccttttgaacttttgtttaattgaaacactgataaaactctatatcgtcaagcagtccttgagattcgatacttgggattttcccattactactacataggcaaaaatagtacacttgctattttcctatcaagttttttgcgccgttgccggggactgccgaagagtatagagttctagatttatttcaattagaattttgttgctcttcgactaaaattttattttctgcactttttattttattttctaattctaatatttgtctaatctaTGTATGcaaggtaaggcctcagctgaatttatttttgacgcagaaattgaaagaactttgcatacaaggcgtagacaagctcggttggctaatctggaacctgaagacgaaattgtgtcagttcattccgattcagagtctgaaagtgaagaagaaaccatgggtgaaaatcctcctcctcctgagaggctccttggtgactacggtgttgCAAACAACCCGGGAGGAAGActcacaattgtcaaccaaccggtaaatgcggcaaattttcaattgcatctgagcacaataaatcagctggaaagaaaacctttcaccggaaaggttaatgaagatgcaaacaagcacctacagagatttttgaccatgagcacaactctaaaaattgaagggcatacagaagaagcgaagaagctgagaatgttcccgttcacattagccgaagaagcagaagagtggttctattctcttccagcaggcagtatcacatcatgggaagagatggagaaggcttaaagaattctagtagcatgtcccactcataatatggacaagactgaacagatgcaagtatttgtcaatgggctcagaatgaaaacaaagcagttgattgatacgGCAGCTGGAGGCTCAATAAATTTCACAACAGCATCCGGCATcacaaaaatcattgaagcaatagctgcaaatgagcatttggagttgtatgatagGTGTACGAGCAAACCTGAAGGAGTAATTGATCTGAAGTTAGAAACCAACAAAATTCGGGTCGAAGATGCAATAGCGACTGAATttgaaaaaagattgaaggctatgaatataggtacacaacaggtggctcaagtgcaacaagctcaacctgtaatctgcgaaatttgcaatggtcctcatcaaactgtttgttgtgttgctactcccaagcaaattgaagaaataaaattcttgaggcaaaataatccttattctaacacctataatcctgggtggaagaatcatcccaacttcgcttggaaagatcaacaacaacaacaaggccctcagaaagcggagtgggaagtagctatcgagagattggctggacaatgctctcagtttcaagaagagacaagaaacaaccataggaacaccacagcttcaataaaaaatttagaagttcaggtgggtcaaatagcacaacacctcactctacaggtacaaggtaactttccgagttcaactgtgaaaaatccgaaagaccaagagaagattaatgcagttacaacaaggagcaaaagagtggctgaatctgaaaaagaaaaagaggaaatagatgaccctatggtaacataggtggatttggaaataagagaaaatccgaaagaaccagaagttgtgacaccaccggttaaaccaattgaagaaaaaaataagaaagatgctgaaccggtgatcaaactacctttcccttccagagtgacaaagaagaactcaaaagagaaagactttaagaagtttactgcattgttcaaaaggctagaggtgaatttacccttcttcgaagcacttgagcacatgccattgtataaga encodes:
- the LOC131644231 gene encoding aspartic proteinase 36-like, whose product is MDLKFLLLVTVGLEILCVVANGSNLVFQVERRKTNLSGIRDHDDRRRGRFLSTIDINLGGNGVPTQTGLYYTKIGLGSPKKDYYVQVDTGSDVLWVNCIECSRCPKKSDIGMDLTLYDPKGSDTSMLIACDHEFCSSTYDGPIPGCKAEMSCPYSITYGDGSATNGYYVKDFLTFDSVSGNLNTAPQNSSIIFGCGAAQSGLLGSSNEEALDGIIGFGQANSSVLSQLAASGKVKKIFSHCLDTKRGGGIFAIGELVEPKVSTTPLVPNMAHYNVVLKNIEVDGDVLQLPSDIFDSGNGRGTVIDSGTTLAYLPDIVYDQLIPKILARQPGLKTSTEDQNFHCFWYYENVDGGFPVVKLHFQNSLSLTVYPHDYLFPYKNGMQCIGWQRSVTETKDGKDMTLLGDLVLSNKLVLYDLENMAIGWVDYNCSSSIKVKDATTGVVHTVGAHNISSASNFLIGRTLAFFLLLTAMLNIFFI
- the LOC131654593 gene encoding uncharacterized protein LOC131654593; the protein is MIILSKYEETRIQRPWRRGVIAKLLGRRIGFKALENRLNQMWVRKGIIRIIDLGYDYYLVCFTHDDDKNAAMMDGPWFIYDHYLTVKEWTPDFHPENDSIVNVAVWIRISGLPVEYYDPKILHVIGNLVGRTIKVDKNTLQGERSKYARICVEVDISKPLLAMFELKNKSYRVEFKGLHLLCITCGKFGHYKDGCPLKRNLVNNAATTNDQGDMVDGEQTGKINAVAGSRAGDGPWQVVQKQRRPKKSLEVRKKLTPTGSWLAKVGSRFHALGGDGGEPSFTNKENINEDTMDMENGDINKGGDRSINVENTMEQQIKDSMIADIVNHEAINAQVNCGDINVIKNSGRQEETAGKGGGVILGMHEKRGNNGGKKGSKKEKKKCERIGNKLATRVTLGFKDKAKGPRKRTIETVYGKKIHLELQKGNHVHMKKNKDNLIMHEEERNILQVNMHEEHCLSYCKDRNNTQVETNGEHNKEATKYQLGHTVRPPDDTIEAGGIYSMENPILERIPIVQAGENSQSVGQDMEEEVVQETLELH